The Triticum urartu cultivar G1812 chromosome 6, Tu2.1, whole genome shotgun sequence genome includes the window ACAAATCTTCTTTTTCTGCAGCATTGCTTCTATGATCTTAGGAGCACTGGCCGTCATGGCCCAAACGAAAGTCAAAAGACCCATTTCTTCCGTTatctcataaataaataaatgattGGTCTTTAAAAAGAAGGAACGGCCTTTTTGGCGACTGGGAGATCCTATAAAATGAAGAGCGTTTCGTAAACCCTGTCGACTTGTTTTTCAATAGTAAATCACAGGCTGAAAAACAAAGGGCAATGAATCAGGTCCGACAGCGGGTTTTCCAACAGGCGGCGTCGGCTTGACCCTGTCTTCTCTCTTGGTCGGGTCGGAGGCTAAGTTTCTCATTCAGTGGTGAGGTGTTCATAGAAAGCAAGGCCTCGCCCAACGAGTGGCGGATTTGGTTTGGATGGGGTCTCGCTTAGGCAGTCCTCGTCGTTGGTTCCCACTCTCGCTAGTCCTCCTCGTCGCTACCTCGACCCATGCAACACCTGCGGTTGCAGCTCTCATCGGCTCTGGTTGtagctccgccgccgcccctcgccgttGATACTCACTGAACGGAATTGCGTCGACGACTCCCACCAGCCAATCACGCCATTGAACGGATGTAGCAAAAAACTTATCCGATCATAGTAAAACCTGACAACGGTTGCAACAAAAAAACACCGTCACCGTCACCGCCGTCGCTAGGTCGCAGCTCCTTTTTGATGGATGTAGCAAAAAAGATCGCCGGTGGTAGCAACAACCAAAAACGGGTGCAGCAAAAACGCCCTCGTCACCGTCGCAAGGTCGCATCTTCTGCTTGATGGATGTAGCAAAACACTGCGCCGGTAGTAGCAAAACAAGACTACAGTTGCAGCATCATTTTTGTGTTGGAAGCATAGGATTGCGCGAACGACGGCCACCAGTAAAACAACATTGAATGAATGTAGCAAAAAACATCGTCGTAGTAGCTAAAAACAACGACGGTTGCCAAATTGAAGCTTTTTCCTTGCCGGTTGAAACTTTTTTCAAGGTTCAAAGTTTTTCTTCCACACCTATTTGAAGCTTTTTCATGCTTGAAGCATACTCCTTTGTCGGTTGAAACTTTTTCGCACACCGTTTGAAGCTTTTTTGCATCTGCCGTCGCCGGCCACAAGTTCACTGTCGTTGGTTGCAGCACGTTACTCTGACAGTAGTAGCTGTTTTTGTTGCCGGTCGTAGCTTTTCACAGTGTAGATTGCAACTTTCCTCATCTCCCGGTTGCAGCTGTTTGTTGTCATGGGCCACAAAACTACACGCTGAAGATTGTAGCAAATAGCTTAGTTTAAGTTTAGCCTTTGTTTCCTCTGTGCTGCATCTTCTTTAAAGATTCATCCAATGGAATCCCAACTCCCTTTCTTTTGGATTTTCATGTGGTTTCCTCTTCCTCGGTTTCTGTTTTCTTATTCGGGATCTTGCTTTTCATGGTTCTCATCTCTGCAACTCACGATTTTCGCGAGAGAACCAAATCCAAGTTGGTGAAGATCATGATTTGGGCTGGCACGGGGATCGTTTGATCGATTTCCTTGATTTGATCGCTACTTAATGGGCGTGCGCTCAAAGGATACAAACAGGGATTCGCAAATAGCGCCACTGGTTGTAGCAAAAAAATGATCTAGTTGTAGCAAAAATCAGCTGTGTTTCCAACTCGCTTATTGGTTGCAGCAAAAAACAATAGCGGTTCCAGCTTTGGATTTGGCTGGTTGAAGCAAAACAAAATGCTAGTTCCAGCATCGTTATCTGCTCGCTGGCATCGCAACCTTCACTGTGGTCATCCATGGAGACTCTTCGTCTCCGGCACCAGTGGATACCAGATgcagcaccccccccccccgaccctGTGCATGTCGTCTTCAGCACCACAAGTCGTCGGCCGTGGGGTGGACGACGACCTCGCCGGCGAGATTGGGCTGCGACGGGGTAGGGGTCGATGCAGGGGTAGACGGGGGTGGACGGCGGCCTCGCCGGCGTGCTGGGGATTGTAGCGGCAAGAACGGGGAAAATGCATGTGTCGCTGGGAAAAAGTAAGTGGACAGAGAGAAGGATAAGTCGAGCTGGCTCATCTCTTGTGGGATCCCGCGAAGCAGGAGTGCGCGTGAGCGGGCGACCGGCTGAAGGTTCAGCCGGCGCGCCGTCTCCAAACGTTTCCCGATTAAAAACGACTAGTGTCGCATGAGCATGACGCCGTCGGCACCATCTGACCACGGATACGATTTTGTTTTCTTCTGAGCTTTGGATACGATATTCAAGAACAAAATAACTATTGTTTTATTATTATTCATACGTCAAAATAGAGCCGTCAACCCTAGGTGAAACCCAGCGCGTTGAGGGGCTCTTGGGGGCGTCGGCGAAAGTTTTGGCGAATCATGTCTCCTCACATGTCCTTTTTCTTCCACTTAATCATTTTCCTCACAAACTTTTGGTTGGTGTGGGATGTGGCTGAAAAGATGCCCTCCCCATACACTCCTATTTCAACCGGATGAAGCATTTGGTCCTCCGAGAAGTTTGGTTCGATGGTGTTCTTGGGGCTCCAACGGCTTGAGATGCTCTTAAGGTTCGGGGTGCAAGGTGGGCTGTCAGACACAAACACCGCGAGGGAAGGATGTCCACAGCACAGCAGAGGCATCAGCGAGACACAAACAGGAGCACCGGGCGGCAGGCAATTTGGTCTGTGTTGGACCAAGCAAAAGGATAAAAATCTTTGGCTACATGAAGAAGGGGCCATGGCAAGGGTTGAATGAAATCAAATGGTGCGGCCAAATCGACTAACACCCAGTCGTTTTTCAGGCAAAGATTGGAGCTATGCGTCTGCCCACCTTGTGCCAAACGAAAATATTCCCATGGATATGCCCAAACAAAAATATGGCATTCTAAGAGTATTACCGCACACAAAGATTCAACCTGACTGCCTCTGCACAGCCGCTAGCAAACTTAACTGAGGCTGCCACTGGAACAAAATAGACAGTAGGTGGTGATTTGACAGAAGTTTCCAGCACATGAAATTTATCTTTGGATGTCTAATGTGAAAAGGTGTACAGGTACAACTGCTGAATGGCCAGTACACAGTAGTTTCCTACTAAATGCAATATTAGGTCACAAGTACTTCAATAACAATTAAGGACTTGCGTAATATAGAAAGCAAGAATGCATCACATCTTGGAGATGGCAAGACATTCCCATTCAGAGACTAAGCAGTGCAGGCAGCAGGCAGAAGACGGAGACGGAGACTATGCAGTGTAGGCAGCAGGCGGAAATATACTCGTTTTGTCGAAGATAACAAATGAAGCACGCAGATGAAGATGAAGTTGAGACTATGCAGTGCAGTGCAGTGCAGGCAGCAAGCAGCAGGCAGACTATGCAGACTGCGAAGAACATGAATGCCGAGAATAAAGCCGATGAAGTCCGCACAACTCTTTAAATGGATTGACTCTCACTGAAGCCGAGAATAAAGCCGAGATGAAGTCCACAAAACTGTTTTAAGTGGACTCTCGGTGAAGCCGGCCTCATCAAATTCCTTGATGCTCAACTACAGAGCGCAGCTCAAGGCCCATTTTTCACCCTATGAACAGGATGTAGATTTAGTTTCACTTGAGTGCTGCACGGTCAATACCTTGCTGACTCCTGGTTCTATATACAAAATCAGTGATCCGGTTACTTTAACAAGTTGCACTTGTCAGCACATCCAAACTTATCAATTTGAGATAAAGAGATTACTAATTTTGAAGGCAGCTCTTCAACGAAGAACATCAGAGGCATCGCAGGCAGGGACTAATGCAGGATGCACGAAGCAGTAAGGGCGTGCGAAGAATGAAGAGCGAACAACAAAACCACGAAGACAACAACTGAAGAGCCGAAGTTGGCTGAGTCGTTTAAGCAGAAGTGCAGGACGATGCCTTCTTAACACACAGAAAGAAAGGTAATAGATCTCAGTTGCATACCACATCCACCACATAATTTTTTTAATGACAGAACATAAACTATAGATAAAGTTGAAACCTTAACCGAAGTCAAGAAGTTGACGTCAGGTCTCAGTACTCCTAGCAGGCAGAGCTAAAGAGTAACTTCTCTCAGAGAACATGCATCGGACACGGGCTTCAGGTCTAACTCCGGCTGCGGCGATACCTGGGAGAGCAGTCCAGTATGAGATTGGGACACAATAATTAGGTGATATTTCCACAGAATCTGCATTTACCCTTTAGCATCAGGAGAATCGTCCCTGGCACGGACTGGTGACTTGCTATAGCTGCGACCACGGGCTGGGGCTGGAGAAGCACTGCGGCGTCTTGGAGAGCGATCACGAGGGCTGTAACTTCTGTTTGCAGAGTAGTTAGTTTCTAAGAGTTCATTCCTTCAATCATAATCCTAGGCATATAATGAGCACAAAGTAGAGAAGCCTCACATAGCcaaaaataacaaaaagtaaaagacCAGGCACCCAAGCTTGACATGGTAGGTAGAAGAACTTATAAAGAACAAGCAACCATTTTTGACATAAACAGTATGCAAGGAAATGAACAACAAAGCTAACCTAAACAATTGAGACTTATAACTTAATGCATTAACAAAATTTGTTACCTTCTGCCATAGCTCGGACTCCTGCGGTACCTAGGACTGTGGCTGCGGCTGCGGCTCCTGCTGCGACGCCTTCCACTGCCCAGACCCCCAGCACCAATACGCAGACGACACTCACGAGCAAAGTGCCCAGATTCACCACATTCATAGCATTTCATATCAGAACCACCACGATCAcgaccgccaccgccgccgccaccacgaCCTCCACGGTCACCACGGTCATTGCGAGACAGCTCAACCCTCCATCCATTCTTGCCTATTAAAAGAGAAACCATACTTCAGATTACAATCTACGGTCATGGATGAGAAAACAAAGTGTGCATCTGAAAAAGCAAAGTTCATGATCTAAGAACTCGAAAAGATTGGCTAGTGGCTAGGATGTGTATAATCTAAAAGAAAAGAGATTATTTACTAAGTTTCAACCATTGAAAGCTTGCTTCCTTAACTCAAAAGAGGAGCAAAAAAGACTGCAAGTTCTACATGTTTTTGCTAATCAGACATTTGCCATGAAAATCAGATCCAGGAAACAAAGAAATGGCGTAATGTCCTGCCCAAGAATCAAACAAGCCTCCACAAGAGatatggttacattaccatctaGATCACGAAGTGCATCCTCAGCATCCCGCTTGTCATCAAAATCAATAAACGCAAAACCAGGTGGCTTACGTGCAACCCAGACACTACATTGAACACAACAGTCAGTCCAACATGTCAAGAGATAGAGAAATTCTTAATCTACACCAAGCCATTGAGTATTTACAAAGGAACAACTGATCATCTCATCAGCTGAATGATACAGGCCTCCACCTCAAAAGATATTTAGTGCTGAACCATACCATTTTGAAGGAAAAAAGCATTCAAGGTTCAGACACGCTTAAATAAGCAGCATGTCTCGGTGGTCCAAAATCTCAATTTAAAAGTCCATACTTGTACGTCAGAGATAGGAGTTCTTAAGCATGTTATGTTCTGATGTTCATTGGTGAACGAGCATACCCACAGCACAAGCACCGCTAGAAGTAGAAAGCATTTCACTGGATAGTTGGACATGTTTGAACATACAAGTTACGAAGATCAAACATGAATGAAAATAACTAAATAACAACTTCAATTGTAAACAACATAATTGCTTCAAAGATCTAGCATCCCTTTATAAGCATAATCGCTGGCATACATGATTATCATTTTGCTTCAAAGATCCAACATCACTTTATAAGCACTGGCATGCATGATTATCCTTGGCAGTATACAATAAATGAATTCACGCATCAAAAAAATTCCACATAAAGAAAATACTGCAAAGGCAAATTATAATGAAACCGACCTTCGCAAAACTCCAAACACACGAAACTCATCTTCAAGTTCCCCAGCAGTCACCCGGGCATCCAAGTTGCCAACGTACAAGCGGGCCATGGTGAACAAATCCCTGGGTTTAGTAAAGAGAGGAACCAGTTATAATGAGGACACCTCTCCCAGAGGTATATGAGCAACACTGCAGGAAAGGCCGACAAGATTCTATACACTTCTAGATCACCAACTGCGTATCACAGTGTATGTAAGCCTAGCAAGCAAATTTCCCAAACTATTTAGCGAGAGCAGTCGTGTATAGGAAAGAAAATTCCTATCCAGACGAAACCGCAACAATATCCAACGCCCAGATCTGAAATCTGAAGATCTGGGGAGTCCCCTTAACACCAATTCGACTACAGCCCTAACTAGAACTCCGCGAAATTTCGACATCGAGATACTGCCTATCCTCGTGCGGAAAACAAACGCAAAAACTGAGGGGGGTGATTCCACGAATATTTCGAAGGATCCCCAAAACACCCAATCGGGAGGAATTGGTTTGAATCCGTAGAAAACCGCCGAGACCAAGGAGCTGTGAAATCAAGCCGACCAATCGCCCATCTAGCTCGGAACTTCGCGACGAGGCGGCCGTAACAACTGGCCGACGGGTTTCTAGGGTTCCGAAACTGGACGCCATGGAGGGTTAGGTACGGTGGAATCAGATGGAATCCGGGAGTATAGGGTTACCTGCGCCGACGAGAGCCGGGAGCTCCGTGCGTAGGGGAGCACGGGCGAGCTCTGCGTCGCGGCGcggagcggcggcgacggcggcggaaGCGAGGCTTCCGGGTTCGCgtgcgggagagagaggggccggtGGTGGTACACGGATGGTtcgttttatttattttttgtaaGGGATATGTGTGGACCTGGTTTGAGGCGTGCACTGGCGGGCGCACTGGGCTAGTAGGCTTATTGGGTTGGGCTGCACAATGCATCGTATTACCATACTTGAAGGGAAAACATCACTACAAAACACTTGGAGGAAAAAAAAACAGCATGCTT containing:
- the LOC125515049 gene encoding serine/arginine-rich splicing factor RSZ21-like, with the translated sequence MARLYVGNLDARVTAGELEDEFRVFGVLRSVWVARKPPGFAFIDFDDKRDAEDALRDLDGKNGWRVELSRNDRGDRGGRGGGGGGGRDRGGSDMKCYECGESGHFARECRLRIGAGGLGSGRRRSRSRSRSHSPRYRRSPSYGRRSYSPRDRSPRRRSASPAPARGRSYSKSPVRARDDSPDAKGYRRSRS